One genomic region from Conexibacter woesei Iso977N encodes:
- a CDS encoding VOC family protein, whose product MEHVLGIGGLFLRAQDPDALSAWYRDALGLDGGEHGMWEQELGPTVIATFPADSDYFASREQKIMLNFRVRDLDAMLTQLRAAGADVADDVQDMDGVGRFGWVTDPEGNRIELWQPA is encoded by the coding sequence ATGGAACACGTGCTCGGCATCGGCGGCCTCTTCCTCCGCGCGCAGGATCCGGACGCGTTGAGCGCTTGGTACCGCGACGCGCTCGGGCTCGACGGCGGCGAGCATGGCATGTGGGAGCAGGAGCTGGGGCCGACGGTCATCGCGACGTTCCCGGCCGACAGCGACTACTTCGCCTCCCGCGAGCAGAAGATCATGTTGAACTTCCGCGTCCGCGACCTCGACGCGATGCTCACCCAGCTCCGCGCCGCGGGCGCCGACGTGGCCGACGACGTCCAGGACATGGACGGCGTCGGCCGCTTCGGCTGGGTCACCGATCCGGAGGGCAACCGGATCGAGCTGTGGCAGCCCGCGTAG